The following coding sequences lie in one Lolium perenne isolate Kyuss_39 chromosome 2, Kyuss_2.0, whole genome shotgun sequence genomic window:
- the LOC127334380 gene encoding uncharacterized protein, producing MGILVLSVDLQCSRCKKKIKNVLECLQEDYCIEKIEYEDKDNRVIVRGNFDTDKLCKKICSKACKIVKQIEIVDEWPPKPKDPPKPCPKPDLCHCPKPDPCHCPKPDPPKPCHCQKPDPPKPCPKPDPPKPCECPKPDPPKPCPKPDPPKPCHCPPKPCPKPDPPKPCHCPPKPCPKPDPPKPCHCPPKPCPKPDPPKPCHCPDPPKPKPPPPPEPKPTYKFVPYPYPYPYPMQCQSWPWNCSPQTCQCPAPQPAPPPPPPPPPPVVEPPKPKPCQCSQSQHHGCGCGGKPPGPPPICWPPPTWPPQQPCFPPAWTTEEIPSEACSIM from the exons ATGGGTATACTGGTGCTTTCAGTAGACCTGCAATGctcccgctgcaagaagaagatcAAGAATGTCCTGGAGTGCCTCCAAG AGGACTACTGCATCGAGAAGATTGAGTATGAGGACAAGGACAACCGGGTGATCGTCCGCGGCAACTTCGACACTGATAAGCTGTGCAAGAAGATCTGCTCCAAGGCCTGCAAGATCGTCAAGCAGATCGAAATCGTCGACGAATGGCCGCCGAAGCCGAAGGACCCACCAAAACCATGCCCAAAACCTGATCTGTGCCATTGCCCAAAACCTGATCCGTGCCATTGCCCGAAACCTGACCCGCCAAAGCCATGCCATTGCCAGAAACCTGACCCGCCAAAACCATGCCCAAAACCTGATCCACCCAAACCATGCGAATGCCCGAAACCTGACCCACCCAAACCATGCCCAAAACCTGATCCACCAAAACCATGCCATTGCCCACCCAAACCATGCCCAAAACCTGATCCACCAAAACCATGCCATTGCCCACCCAAACCATGCCCAAAACCTGATCCACCGAAACCATGCCATTGCCCACCCAAACCATGCCCAAAACCTGATCCACCAAAACCATGCCATTGCCCTGACCCGCCAAAACCgaaaccgccaccgccgccggagccCAAACCAACATACAAGTTCGTGCCATACCCATACCCGTACCCGTACCCCATGCAGTGCCAGAGCTGGCCCTGGAACTGCTCTCCGCAGACGTGCCAATGCCCCGCCCCAcagccagcgccgccgccgccgccacctcccccACCGCCAGTAGTGGAGCCGCCCAAGCCGAAGCCCTGCCAGTGCTCGCAATCACAACACCACGGCTGTGGCTGCGGCGGCAAACCACCTGGGCCGCCGCCTATctgctggccgccgcccacctggCCGCCGCAGCAGCCATGCTTCCCGCCGGCATGGACGACCGAGGAGATCCCATCCGAAGCCTGCTCCATCATGTGA
- the LOC127334381 gene encoding uncharacterized protein yields MPTLIVTLDMDCCRCSSKIQKVMSSIQDRGKFDIEKIVYGEDRVLVSGPFDADQLSCKIWCKAGKKIIKNIEVAKPPPAQPKPKPDLPKPKKNDEKPAEPKPTPAPCNQPQPVPYAYPVPYPQYPAMWPCGCATPYCECHSKPAPPAPAPTCQCSTGPSCHCSSYPPYQMPMPMPCTPIVICEESPPACAVM; encoded by the coding sequence ATGCCGACGTTGATCGTCACGCTGGACATGGATTGCTGCCGCTGCAGCTCCAAGATCCAGAAGGTCATGTCCTCCATCCAGGACCGGGGCAAGTTCGACATCGAGAAGATCGTGTACGGGGAGGACAGGGTGCTCGTGTCGGGCCCCTTCGACGCCGACCAGCTCTCCTGCAAGATCTGGTGCAAGGCCGGCAAGAAGATCATCAAGAACATCGAGGTCGCCAAGCCGCCGCCGGCGCAACCCAAGCCCAAGCCCGACCTTCCCAAGCCCAAGAAAAACGACGAGAAGCCGGCCGAGCCCAAGCCGACGCCGGCCCCGTGCAACCAGCCGCAGCCGGTACCGTATGCGTATCCGGTACCGTACCCGCAGTACCCCGCGATGTGGCCGTGTGGCTGCGCTACGCCGTACTGCGAGTGCCACTCCAAGCCAGCTCCTCCGGCGCCGGCGCCGACGTGCCAGTGCTCGACGGGGCCGTCTTGCCACTGCTCCTCTTACCCGCCGTACCAGATGCCGATGCCCATGCCGTGCACGCCGATTGTCATCTGCGAGGAGAGCCCGCCTGCCTGCGCCGTCATGTAA